A genomic region of Zea mays cultivar B73 chromosome 6, Zm-B73-REFERENCE-NAM-5.0, whole genome shotgun sequence contains the following coding sequences:
- the LOC100501607 gene encoding ABC transporter G family member 16: MATSGHAAVVVDIDIDEPASCGGNADAAGTRQLLPPVVLPPVTYVLRFTDLSYSVKKRGGGLGCLLPRRRPSNRLASSDAPAPAPSDTTTKTLLDGISGEARDGELLAVMGASGSGKSTLVDALAGRIARGSLRGGVTLNGEPLQGRRLRAISAHVMQDDLLHPMLTVRETLRFAAEFRLPRALPADRKRARVDALVDQLGLARAADTIIGDEARRGVSGGERRRVSIGTDIIHDPILLFLDEPTSGLDSASAFMVVQVLRRIARSGSVVIMTVHQPSARILGILDRLLLLSRGRTVYAGTPAGLKPFFAAFGAPIPDNENPAEFALDTIREYESSPGGAAPLADFNVKWQRGGDAPAEGKLMPLELAIAESVSRGKLVAGSGRPGGGGGGGAATGSSVPTFANPPWTEVWVLIKRSFTNTGRMPELFLMRLGTIMVTGFILATIFWRLDDSPKGVQERLGFFAMAMSTTFYVCADALPVFVQERHIYLRETAHNAYRRASYVLANAVVAFPPLVLLSLAFAVTTFWAVGLAGGGPSFLFFVLIILASFWAGSGFVTFLSAVVPHVMLGYTVVVAILAYFLLFSGFFINRDRIPDYWIWFHYLSLVKYPYQAVLQNEFSDASRCFTRGVEMFEGTPIAHMTEAVKLKVMQAISDTLGSNLTANTCVTTGADVLAQQAVTDIGKWNCLLVTVAWGFFFRALFYVVLLVSSKNKRK, encoded by the coding sequence ATGGCCACCTCGGGCCACGCCGCCGTGGTGGTCGACATCGACATCGACGAGCCAGCCTCGTGCGGCGGCAACGCCGATGCGGCGGGCACGCGACAGCTGCTCCCACCGGTTGTGCTCCCGCCGGTGACGTACGTGCTCCGTTTCACCGACCTGTCGTACAGTGTGAAGAAGCGCGGCGGCGGTCTGGGCTGCCTGCTGCCTCGGCGGCGGCCCAGCAACCGCCTGGCGTCCTCGgacgcgccggcgccggcgccgtccgACACCACCACCAAGACCCTTCTCGACGGCATCTCCGGGGAGGCGCGGGACGGGGAGCTGCTGGCGGTCATGGGCGCGAGCGGGTCGGGCAAGTCGACGCTGGTGGACGCCCTGGCGGGGAGGATCGCGCGCGGCAGCCTCCGCGGCGGCGTCACGCTCAACGGGGAGCCGCTGCAGGGCCGGCGCCTGCGCGCCATCTCCGCGCACGTGATGCAGGACGACCTGCTGCACCCGATGCTGACGGTGCGCGAGACGCTGCGGTTCGCCGCCGAGTTCCGCCTCCCGCGCGCGCTGCCCGCCGACCGCAAGCGCGCGCGCGTCGACGCGCTCGTCGACCAGCTCGGGCTGGCCCGCGCCGCCGACACCATCATCGGCGACGAGGCCCGCCGCGGGGTgtcgggcggggagcgccgccgcgtgtCCATCGGCACCGACATCATCCACGACCCCATCCTGCTGTTCCTCGACGAGCCCACGTCGGGCCTCGACTCCGCCAGCGCGTTCATGGTGGTGCAGGTGCTCCGCCGCATCGCGCGCAGCGGCAGCGTCGTCATCATGACCGTCCACCAGCCCAGCGCGCGCATCCTCGGCATCCTCGACCGCCTGCTCCTGCTCTCGCGCGGCCGCACCGTGTACGCCGGCACGCCCGCGGGGCTCAAACCTTTCTTCGCCGCCTTCGGCGCGCCTATCCCGGACAACGAGAACCCGGCCGAGTTCGCGCTTGACACCATCCGCGAGTACGAGAGCAGCCCCGGCGGCGCCGCCCCGCTCGCCGACTTCAACGTCAAGTGGCAGCGCGGCGGCGACGCGCCCGCCGAGGGCAAGCTCATGCCACTGGAGCTCGCCATCGCTGAGAGCGTGTCCCGCGGGAAGCTGGTGGCCGGGAGCGGTCGtcccggcggtggcggtggcggcggcgcggccaCCGGGTCGTCGGTGCCGACGTTCGCCAACCCGCCGTGGACGGAGGTGTGGGTCCTCATCAAGCGCTCCTTCACCAACACGGGGCGCATGCCGGAGCTCTTCCTGATGCGCCTCGGGACCATCATGGTCACGGGCTTCATCCTGGCCACCATCTTCTGGCGCCTCGACGACAGCCCCAAGGGCGTGCAGGAGCGGCTGGGCTTCTTCGCCATGGCCATGTCCACCACGTTCTACGTGTGCGCCGACGCGCTGCCGGTGTTCGTGCAGGAGCGCCACATCTACCTCCGTGAGACCGCGCACAACGCCTACCGCCGCGCCTCCTACGTGCTGGCCAACGCCGTCGTCGCGTTCCCACCGCTGGTGCTCCTGTCGCTGGCGTTCGCGGTCACCACGTTCTGGGCGGTGGGGCTCGCGGGCGGCGGCCCCTCGTTCCTCTTCTTCGTgctcatcatcctcgcctccttCTGGGCGGGCAGCGGCTTCGTCACCTTCCTCTCCGCGGTGGTGCCGCACGTCATGCTGGGCTACACGGTGGTCGTCGCCATCCTCGCCTACTTCCTCCTCTTCTCGGGCTTCTTCATCAACCGCGACAGGATCCCGGACTACTGGATCTGGTTCCACTACTTGTCGCTGGTCAAGTACCCGTACCAGGCGGTGCTGCAGAACGAGTTCAGCGACGCCTCGCGCTGCTTCACGCGCGGCGTCGAGATGTTCGAGGGCACGCCGATAGCGCACATGACGGAGGCCGTCAAGCTCAAGGTGATGCAGGCCATCAGCGACACCCTGGGCTCCAACCTCACGGCCAACACCTGCGTCACCACCGGCGCCGACGTGCTGGCGCAGCAGGCCGTCACGGACATTGGAAAATGGAACTGCCTGCTGGTGACCGTGGCGTGGGGCTTCTTCTTCAGGGCGCTCTTCTACGTCGTCTTGCTCGTTAGCAGCAAGAATAAGAGGAAgtaa
- the LOC100272956 gene encoding uncharacterized LOC100272956, with protein MGRGPPPGTGRCFNCGMDGHWARDCKAGDWKNKCYRCGERGHIERNCQNSPRSVRRERSYSRSPSPRRGRGRSPSYSRSRSRSRSRSYSRSRSLSGSPRGGRRDRDDRRSRSLSYSRSPMRSPPAKEKERSPTPGGSRSPRSRSPQDQVMSPPPKDNGDRNGSDRGDSPRGRENSRSRSRSRSPSGGNRSPAANGRSPSPRGDRTPSPMADRSPSPKGNGNNDGGDDDTGRGGSPTGSKSP; from the exons ATGGGAAGAGGCCCTCCACCAGGCACAGGTCGTTGTTTCAACTGTGGAATGGATGGTCACTGGGCAAGAGACTGTAAGGCTGGTGACTGGAAAAATAAATGCTACCGTTGTGGAGAAAGAGGGCATATAGAAAGAAATTGCCAGAACAGTCCTAGGAGCGTCAG GCGTGAAAGAAGTTACTCACGCTCCCCATCTCCACGCCGTGGAAGAGGTCGCAGTCCAAGCTATagcaggagcaggagccggagccggagccggagctaTAG CCGATCGAGGTCCCTATCTGGATCTCCTAGGGGAGGCCGCCGTGACCGTGATGATAGGAGATCGAGGAGTCTTAGCTACAGCAGGAGCCCCATGCGGTCGCCACCTGCAAAGGAAAAGGAGCGCAGTCCCACACCTGGCGGAAGCAGGAGCCCAAGGAGCCGCAGCCCACAGGATCAGGTGATGAGCCCACCACCTAAGGATAACGGCGACAGGAATGGTTCAGACCGTGGCGACAGCCCCAGAGGGAGGGAAAACAGCaggagccgcagccgcagccgcagcccatCCGGTGGTAACCGCAGCCCTGCAGCTAATGGGCGTAGCCCGAGCCCCAGAGGTGACCGTACCCCGAGCCCCATGGCTGACCGTAGCCCGAGCCCAAAGGGCAATGGTAACAACGATGGTGGTGATGATGATACTGGCCGTGGTGGTTCCCCCACAGGAAGCAAGTCACCCTGA
- the LOC100272956 gene encoding uncharacterized isoform X1, giving the protein MPRYDDRYGGTRLYVGRLAPRTRSRDLEYLFGKYGRIREVELKRDYAFIEFSEHRDADEARYQLDGRDVDGSRIVVEFAKGVPRGPGGSREYMGRGPPPGTGRCFNCGMDGHWARDCKAGDWKNKCYRCGERGHIERNCQNSPRSVRRERSYSRSPSPRRGRGRSPSYSRSRSRSRSRSYSRSRSLSGSPRGGRRDRDDRRSRSLSYSRSPMRSPPAKEKERSPTPGGSRSPRSRSPQDQVMSPPPKDNGDRNGSDRGDSPRGRENSRSRSRSRSPSGGNRSPAANGRSPSPRGDRTPSPMADRSPSPKGNGNNDGGDDDTGRGGSPTGSKSP; this is encoded by the exons ATGCCTCGCTATGATGATCGCTATGGAGGCACGCGCTTGTATGTTGGCAGATTGGCCCCCCGTACTCGTTCTCGTGATTTAGAATATCTCTTCGGCAAATATGGAAG AATACGAGAAGTGGAGTTGAAGCGCGACTATGCATTTATT GAGTTCAGTGAACATCGTGATGCCGATGAAGCTCGGTACCAACTAGATGGCAGGGATGTCGATGGAAGTCGCATTGTTGTTGAGTTTGCTAAAGGG GTCCCACGTGGTCCAGGTGGCTCACGTGAATATATGGGAAGAGGCCCTCCACCAGGCACAGGTCGTTGTTTCAACTGTGGAATGGATGGTCACTGGGCAAGAGACTGTAAGGCTGGTGACTGGAAAAATAAATGCTACCGTTGTGGAGAAAGAGGGCATATAGAAAGAAATTGCCAGAACAGTCCTAGGAGCGTCAG GCGTGAAAGAAGTTACTCACGCTCCCCATCTCCACGCCGTGGAAGAGGTCGCAGTCCAAGCTATagcaggagcaggagccggagccggagccggagctaTAG CCGATCGAGGTCCCTATCTGGATCTCCTAGGGGAGGCCGCCGTGACCGTGATGATAGGAGATCGAGGAGTCTTAGCTACAGCAGGAGCCCCATGCGGTCGCCACCTGCAAAGGAAAAGGAGCGCAGTCCCACACCTGGCGGAAGCAGGAGCCCAAGGAGCCGCAGCCCACAGGATCAGGTGATGAGCCCACCACCTAAGGATAACGGCGACAGGAATGGTTCAGACCGTGGCGACAGCCCCAGAGGGAGGGAAAACAGCaggagccgcagccgcagccgcagcccatCCGGTGGTAACCGCAGCCCTGCAGCTAATGGGCGTAGCCCGAGCCCCAGAGGTGACCGTACCCCGAGCCCCATGGCTGACCGTAGCCCGAGCCCAAAGGGCAATGGTAACAACGATGGTGGTGATGATGATACTGGCCGTGGTGGTTCCCCCACAGGAAGCAAGTCACCCTGA